The segment CCCCGCCGATGAGCCACCGTCGGTGGGCCTTCTCCTCGCCCGCCCGCCGCTCTCCCTTTCAGGAAGGGACTGCGCTTCCGCAGGAGCACACCCCGCACGCGGCACCGTCTTCAGGAAAACACGGCGCTTCAGACGGCGTCGGCGGGAGCCGCGGCGTGGATCTCCTGAATGAGGTCGCGCATGCAACCTGCCGATGACACGCCCCCCGAGATTGTGGCTCACCCGCCCGGCGCTCGCCTTCCGAGGCGAACACGCCGCTCGGCGCGGGAACGGGAGGAACGGCGGGTAACGCGGGCACCGCAGGATCCGCACCGCAACCGTTCTGATTCACGAACCGCGGAGGCCTCCGGGCCTCGAGCGAACCGTCAGCGGACGGCGGGCTCCGCGTAGTCGCCGATCTTGGCCGTGCGCATGATGCGCTCGAGCAGCTGGTCGAAGTTGCGCGCCATCTCCTGCGCGCTCTCGCCCGGCCAGACGTGGAGGGGCTTCGCCGCTCCCTGCGCCTGCTGGAGGGAGGTCCGCTCGGGCAGCTGCGGCGAGAGGACGAGCGGCCCGAACATGTCGCGGAGCTCCTTGATGCGGAACTGGTGCTCGAGCGACTGCACGCGGGCCCGGTTGACGATGATGCCGAGGGGCTGGAGCCGCGGCGAGAGACCGCGACGGATCTCCTCGATCGCCCGCAGCGCGCGGTCGGCGGCGGCCACGGAGAAGAGACCGGGCTCGGTGACGACGGTGACCCGGTCGGAGGCCGCCCACGCCGTGCGGGTGAGGGCGTTGAGCGAGGGGGCACAGTCGATCAGGACGAGGTCGTAGTCGGCCTCGACGTTCGCGAGGGCCTCCTCGAGCTTCCAGATGTCGCGGATCGACGGGTGCGGTCCGTCGAAGTTGATGGCGGAGGGGCTGCCGATCATGACGTCGATCTTGCCGGTGCGACCCTTCGTCCAGCCGGAGGGGGCGATGGCCGCGCGGACCGTCTTCTCCTTCGGGGAGGCGAGCACGTCGGCGACGTTGAGGTGGCCGGCCACGGTGATGTCGAGACCCGTCGACACGTCGGACTGGGGGTCGAGGTCGACCACGAGGGTCCGGAGACCCTTGGCGAAGGCTGCCGACGTGAGTCCGAGCGTCACGGTCGTCTTGCCGACGCCGCCTTTGAGAGAGCTGACGCTGAGTACATGCACGAACAAGACGATACCTTCACTACTGTTGAGACACCTAAAAGCTGACCGCCAACCGTGTGCCGCGGTGTGTCACGGCCGGCGACCAGAGGTCGACAGAAAGGCACTCCCGACGTGTTCTCGAAGATCCTCGTCGCCAACCGCGGTGAAATCGCCATCCGGGCGTTCCGCGCCGCGTACGAGCTGGGGGCCCGCACGGTCGCGGTCTATCCCTGGGAAGACCGCAACTCCCTGCACCGACTGAAGGCCGACGAGGCGTACCAGATCGGCGAGATCGGGCATCCCGTGCGCGCCTACCTCGACGTGCAGGAGATCGTCCGGGTCGCCGTCGAGTCCGGGGCCGACGCCATCTACCCGGGCTACGGGTTCCTCTCCGAGAACCCCGAGCTCGCGCACGCGGCGAAGGCCGCGGGCATCACCTTCATCGGCCCCGGGCAGCACGTCCTCGAGATGGCCGGCAACAAGGTCACGGCGAAGGAGAAGGCGATCGAGGCGGGCGTCCCCGTGCTCAGGTCGACGCCGGCCAGCCGCGACATCGAGGAGCTCATCGCGGGCGCCGACGACATCGGCTTCCCCGTCTTCGCCAAGGCGGTCGCGGGAGGCGGCGGTCGGGGCATGCGCCGCGTCGACACCCCGGCCGACCTCCGTCCGGCCCTCGAGGCCGCGATGCGCGAGGCCGACAGCGCGTTCGGCGACCCCACGATGTTCATCGAGCAGGCGGTCGTCCGACCGCGGCACATCGAGGTGCAGATCCTCGCGGACGCGACGGGGGAGACGGTCCACCTGTTCGAGCGGGACTGCTCCGTGCAGCGTCGACACCAGAAGGTGGTCGAGATCGCCCCGGCGCCGAACCTCGACGAGGGCATCCGGCAGGCCATGTATCGCGACGCGATCGCCTTCGCGAAGTCGATCGGCTACGTGAACGCCGGCACGGTCGAGTTCCTGCTCGACACGGCGGGCGAGCGGAAGGGCCAGCACGTCTTCATCGAGATGAACCCGCGCATCCAGGTCGAGCACACCGTCACCGAGGAGGTGACGGACGTCGACCTCGTCCTGTCGCAGATGCGCATCGCCTCCGGCCAGACCCTCCGCGAGCTGGGTCTTGCGCAGGAGCAGATCCACCTCCGCGGCGCCGCCCTGCAGTGCCGCATCACCACCGAGGATCCCAACGCCGGATTCCGCCCCGACACCGGCCGCATCACGACGTACCGCTCGCCCGGCGGAGCGGGGATCCGCCTCGACGGGGGCACGGTCAACCCCGGCACGCAGATCAGCCCGCACTTCGACTCGATGCTCGCCAAGATGACGGCGCGAGGACGCGACTTCCCGGCAGCCGTCGTCCGGGCCAAGCGAGGCCTGGCCGAGTTCCGGATCCGCGGCGTCTCGACGAACATCCCCTTCCTCCAGGCCGTCCTCGACGACCCGTCCTTCGCGGCGGGCGACCTCAGCACCTCGTTCATCGAGGAGCGCCCGTCGCTCTTCGAGGGGCACGTGTCGAAAGACCGCGGCACGAAGATCCTGACCTGGCTCGCCGACGTCACCGTCAACCAGCCGAACGGCCGCGGCGAGGGCGCCATCGACCCGGCGCTCAAGCTTCCTGCGGTCGACCTCGAGAAGGCTCCGCCC is part of the Frondihabitans sp. 762G35 genome and harbors:
- a CDS encoding ParA family protein, translated to MHVLSVSSLKGGVGKTTVTLGLTSAAFAKGLRTLVVDLDPQSDVSTGLDITVAGHLNVADVLASPKEKTVRAAIAPSGWTKGRTGKIDVMIGSPSAINFDGPHPSIRDIWKLEEALANVEADYDLVLIDCAPSLNALTRTAWAASDRVTVVTEPGLFSVAAADRALRAIEEIRRGLSPRLQPLGIIVNRARVQSLEHQFRIKELRDMFGPLVLSPQLPERTSLQQAQGAAKPLHVWPGESAQEMARNFDQLLERIMRTAKIGDYAEPAVR